Proteins encoded in a region of the Paenibacillus sp. E222 genome:
- the glnA gene encoding type I glutamate--ammonia ligase has translation MSVENVLKSIQENNIEWVDFRFVDLSGRAHHISLPASAVDADTFVNGVAFDGSSIQGFRGIEESDMVMIPDPEATFVDPFTAHPTLNVMCDIFTPDGERYERDPRGIAVKAEEFLKESGVGTAAFFAPESEFFIFDDVRYESGTNSSSYFVDSEEASWNTNRKEDGGNLGFKVRTKGGYVPVAPVDTQQDIRSEMCRILEEAGLSIERHHHEVATAGQAEINFRFDTLKKTADNLLVYKYIVHNTARQYGKVATFMPKPLFGDNGSGMHVHQSIFDGDSPLFYDKAGYANLSEMALHYIGGILYHAPALIALTNPSTNSFKRLVPGYEAPVNLVYSKGNRSAAVRIPVAAVTPKGCRIEFRTPDSTANPYLAFAAMLMAGLDGIKRKINPTELGYGPLDKNIYDLSDADKENIRSVPASLEEALDALAADNEFLTEGGVFTKEFIENYINLKRDEAKAVAIRIHPHEYSLYFDC, from the coding sequence ATGTCGGTTGAAAACGTATTGAAATCAATTCAAGAGAACAACATCGAGTGGGTAGATTTTCGTTTTGTAGATTTATCCGGTCGTGCGCACCACATCTCGTTACCAGCTTCGGCAGTTGACGCAGACACTTTTGTAAATGGAGTAGCCTTTGATGGTTCTTCTATTCAAGGTTTCCGCGGAATTGAAGAGTCCGATATGGTTATGATTCCAGATCCTGAAGCGACTTTTGTCGATCCGTTCACAGCGCACCCTACTTTGAATGTTATGTGTGATATCTTCACTCCGGATGGCGAGCGTTATGAGCGTGATCCACGCGGTATCGCAGTCAAAGCGGAAGAGTTCCTGAAAGAAAGCGGAGTAGGTACAGCAGCATTCTTCGCACCTGAATCCGAATTCTTCATCTTCGACGATGTACGTTATGAGAGCGGCACGAACAGCTCTTCCTATTTCGTAGATTCCGAAGAAGCTTCTTGGAACACCAACCGTAAGGAAGATGGCGGTAACCTGGGCTTCAAAGTTCGCACGAAAGGCGGATATGTTCCTGTAGCTCCAGTGGATACACAACAAGATATTCGTAGTGAAATGTGTCGCATTTTGGAAGAGGCGGGTCTCTCGATCGAGCGTCACCACCACGAAGTGGCGACAGCAGGTCAAGCCGAAATCAACTTCCGTTTTGATACGTTGAAGAAAACAGCAGATAACCTGCTTGTATACAAATACATCGTGCATAACACTGCACGTCAATATGGTAAAGTAGCAACATTCATGCCAAAACCACTGTTTGGTGACAATGGTAGCGGAATGCACGTTCACCAATCCATCTTCGATGGCGATTCCCCATTGTTCTATGACAAAGCGGGGTATGCAAACCTGAGCGAAATGGCTCTGCACTACATCGGAGGAATTTTGTATCACGCACCAGCTCTGATTGCTTTGACTAACCCTAGTACGAACTCATTCAAACGTCTCGTACCTGGTTATGAAGCACCAGTTAACCTGGTTTACTCCAAAGGTAACCGTTCGGCAGCAGTACGTATTCCGGTTGCGGCTGTGACACCAAAAGGTTGTCGTATCGAGTTCCGTACACCGGACTCCACAGCTAACCCTTACCTGGCATTCGCTGCAATGCTGATGGCGGGTCTGGATGGTATCAAACGCAAAATCAACCCAACTGAGCTTGGATATGGTCCGCTCGACAAAAACATCTATGATTTGTCTGACGCAGACAAAGAAAATATCCGCAGCGTGCCAGCTTCCCTGGAAGAAGCGCTTGACGCTCTGGCAGCGGACAACGAATTCTTGACTGAAGGCGGCGTCTTCACAAAAGAATTCATCGAAAACTATATCAACCTCAAACGTGACGAAGCGAAAGCAGTAGCAATCCGCATTCATCCGCATGAGTACAGCCTCTACTTCGACTGCTAA
- the aroF gene encoding 3-deoxy-7-phosphoheptulonate synthase, translated as MIVIAGKATPEEHIQDIVATIEKEGLQVHISRGEDRTIIGLIGKVEPKMAEHLRQMKGVENVVKISKSYKLASRDFHPQDTVISIKGVDIGGKELVVMGGPCAVESAAQIDEIAGLVKAAGGQVLRGGAFKPRTGPYSFQGTGVEGLIMMAEAGKKHDLLTITEVMTPEYVDICAEYADILQVGTRNMQNFDLLRKLGECGKPVLLKRGFSATYDELLNAAEYILAGGNPNVMLCERGIRTFESYTRNTLDLSAIPVLQSLSHLPVISDPSHGTGRRELVEPMTKASVAAGANGLIIEMHTDPDNSMTGDGVQSLFPDQFANLLQDLEKLAPIVGKTFNTAKQPAEFFPARVGV; from the coding sequence ATGATCGTTATTGCAGGTAAAGCTACTCCGGAGGAACATATTCAGGATATCGTCGCTACAATTGAAAAGGAAGGTCTTCAGGTTCATATCTCGCGTGGAGAGGACCGCACCATCATTGGTTTAATTGGCAAGGTAGAGCCGAAAATGGCTGAGCATCTCCGTCAAATGAAAGGTGTAGAGAATGTCGTCAAGATTTCGAAGTCCTACAAATTGGCAAGCCGTGACTTCCATCCTCAAGATACCGTGATCTCCATCAAAGGAGTAGATATTGGCGGCAAAGAACTCGTCGTTATGGGCGGACCTTGTGCGGTTGAATCAGCTGCACAGATTGATGAGATTGCCGGACTGGTTAAGGCTGCTGGTGGACAGGTGCTGCGCGGTGGTGCATTTAAGCCACGTACAGGTCCATACAGCTTCCAGGGAACAGGTGTTGAAGGTCTGATCATGATGGCAGAAGCCGGCAAGAAACATGACCTGTTGACCATTACAGAAGTCATGACACCTGAATATGTGGATATCTGTGCCGAGTACGCAGACATTCTGCAAGTCGGTACACGTAACATGCAGAACTTCGATTTGCTGCGCAAATTGGGTGAGTGTGGCAAACCAGTATTGCTGAAACGTGGATTCAGTGCAACTTATGATGAGCTGTTGAATGCGGCGGAATACATTCTTGCGGGTGGCAACCCGAACGTAATGCTGTGTGAGCGTGGTATTCGTACATTCGAATCCTACACACGCAATACGCTCGACCTGTCAGCTATCCCTGTCCTGCAGTCTCTCAGTCATCTGCCAGTCATTTCGGACCCTAGTCATGGTACAGGTCGCCGTGAATTGGTTGAACCGATGACGAAGGCTTCTGTTGCTGCTGGTGCTAACGGCCTAATTATCGAAATGCATACGGACCCGGATAATTCCATGACGGGTGACGGCGTGCAGTCATTGTTCCCTGACCAATTTGCCAACCTGCTTCAGGATCTGGAGAAATTGGCACCAATCGTCGGTAAAACATTCAACACAGCCAAACAACCGGCGGAGTTCTTTCCAGCACGAGTTGGCGTATAA
- a CDS encoding 4-hydroxy-3-methylbut-2-enyl diphosphate reductase — protein MEVLRISPRGYCYGVVDAMVLARQAARNLDLPRPIYILGMIVHNQHVTDSFEDEGIITLDGPNRVDILSQVESGTVIFTAHGVSPEVRKMARDKGLTTVDATCPDVTKTHDLIREKTAEGYDIIYIGKKNHPEPEGAVGVAPDHVHLIEKEEEIDGLNVPPGKILITNQTTMSQWDIKHIMSRLLEKYPGAEIHNEICLATQVRQEAVAEQAGQADLVIVVGDPRSNNSNRLAQVSEEIAGVTAYRVSDVAEIQQEWLKGVNKVAVTSGASTPTPITKEVILYLEQYEHDKPETWEIKRTVNMSKLLPPVREKTRTT, from the coding sequence GTGGAAGTACTGCGAATTTCGCCGCGGGGATATTGTTACGGAGTTGTGGATGCGATGGTGCTCGCGCGCCAGGCGGCACGCAATCTGGACCTACCACGGCCTATTTATATATTGGGTATGATTGTGCATAACCAACATGTGACGGACTCTTTTGAAGATGAGGGCATTATTACACTGGACGGACCGAACCGGGTTGATATTTTGAGCCAGGTAGAGAGCGGAACAGTGATCTTTACGGCCCATGGTGTATCTCCGGAAGTGCGCAAGATGGCACGTGATAAAGGATTGACTACCGTGGATGCAACTTGTCCGGATGTAACCAAAACCCATGACCTTATTCGAGAGAAGACGGCTGAAGGATATGACATTATCTATATTGGGAAAAAGAATCATCCAGAGCCTGAAGGTGCGGTTGGTGTTGCACCCGATCATGTTCATCTGATTGAGAAGGAAGAGGAAATTGATGGACTGAACGTACCTCCGGGCAAAATCCTTATTACTAATCAGACAACGATGAGTCAATGGGACATTAAACACATTATGAGCCGCCTTCTGGAGAAGTATCCAGGTGCAGAGATTCATAATGAGATATGCTTGGCTACCCAGGTTCGTCAGGAAGCAGTTGCGGAACAGGCTGGGCAGGCTGATCTGGTCATCGTTGTCGGTGATCCTCGCAGTAATAACTCCAACCGACTTGCACAAGTATCGGAGGAAATTGCGGGTGTAACGGCATATCGGGTATCAGATGTGGCTGAGATTCAGCAGGAATGGCTGAAAGGTGTGAATAAGGTGGCGGTGACTTCAGGTGCTTCTACGCCAACACCGATCACGAAGGAAGTCATCCTGTATCTGGAGCAGTATGAACATGACAAGCCGGAAACATGGGAAATCAAGCGTACGGTGAATATGAGCAAGCTGTTACCACCTGTAAGGGAAAAGACTCGTACGACGTAA
- a CDS encoding cell wall metabolism sensor histidine kinase WalK, translating into MSIRLRLTAWYSGILAAVLIFWGVVIYAFVYFNSYQEVEQQLKDKIEWITNQIGVNPLSQSLDIDSFTESQLREAQIYIQLVDYQSGTFKISENMKKFQIKFPVVKTNEILKERGISKIYVNGTPFLVNQQPLSLQGTNEIRGLLQVGTNVSSQERLLEALRNILVFGWLVAMALAITSGLILARKSMRPLVNVIDAANQIQSGDDLSVRIQYSGPKDEIGRLIETVNNMLERTELSFRGLEETNVAQRRFVSDASHELRTPLTTIRGNVDFLKKLWDQESTDRPNLDEETVKQMSLEAIEDMADEGKRMSRLISDMLSLARADTGQKIELNPIPLQILVQEVARRSQFLDHEADWRPGDLTILNGIYVNGSKDYLQQMLFIFIENAFKYTPNGSVTLDAILYKGQVGLRISDTGIGMDRDEVPFIFDRFYRADESRGATPGIGLGLSIAKWIIEEHQGSVEVVTRRGEGTTFIIWLPVVFAPPIE; encoded by the coding sequence ATGTCCATTCGGTTAAGATTAACCGCGTGGTATTCAGGCATCTTGGCAGCCGTGCTCATTTTTTGGGGAGTTGTGATCTACGCTTTTGTTTATTTTAATTCATATCAGGAAGTCGAGCAGCAGTTGAAGGACAAAATTGAATGGATTACAAATCAAATCGGTGTGAACCCGCTCTCCCAATCGCTTGATATTGACTCTTTTACAGAGAGTCAGCTTCGGGAAGCCCAAATCTATATTCAACTCGTGGATTATCAGAGCGGAACGTTCAAAATCTCTGAAAATATGAAGAAGTTTCAAATTAAATTTCCTGTTGTGAAAACCAATGAGATTCTGAAAGAGCGTGGGATATCCAAAATCTATGTGAATGGGACACCTTTTCTTGTCAATCAGCAGCCATTATCTCTGCAGGGGACCAATGAAATAAGGGGACTTCTTCAAGTTGGAACCAATGTTAGCTCTCAGGAAAGATTGCTGGAGGCTTTGCGCAATATTCTCGTGTTTGGCTGGCTTGTGGCGATGGCACTCGCCATTACATCGGGTCTGATTTTGGCACGCAAGTCGATGCGTCCACTTGTGAATGTGATTGATGCCGCCAATCAGATTCAATCCGGGGATGACCTGAGTGTGCGGATTCAATATAGCGGGCCGAAGGATGAGATTGGACGTCTGATCGAAACCGTGAATAACATGCTTGAGCGCACAGAGTTGTCCTTCCGAGGGTTGGAAGAGACGAATGTGGCCCAGCGCAGGTTTGTATCTGATGCCTCACATGAGCTGCGAACCCCGCTGACCACCATTCGTGGAAATGTCGATTTCCTCAAGAAGCTTTGGGATCAGGAGAGCACGGACAGACCGAATCTGGATGAAGAAACGGTGAAACAAATGTCGCTTGAAGCGATAGAGGATATGGCGGATGAAGGTAAACGGATGAGCAGGCTGATCAGTGACATGCTGTCATTGGCGAGAGCGGATACAGGACAGAAAATCGAACTGAATCCGATTCCGTTGCAGATTCTGGTGCAGGAAGTGGCTCGCAGATCACAATTCCTTGATCATGAGGCAGACTGGCGTCCAGGAGATCTAACGATTCTGAATGGCATATATGTGAACGGCAGCAAGGACTATTTGCAGCAGATGCTGTTTATTTTTATCGAGAATGCCTTCAAGTACACTCCGAATGGTTCGGTTACGCTTGATGCGATCCTTTATAAAGGGCAGGTAGGATTGCGCATCAGTGATACGGGGATCGGAATGGATCGGGATGAAGTTCCGTTTATCTTTGACCGGTTCTATCGAGCGGATGAGTCCCGCGGTGCCACACCAGGTATAGGTCTGGGATTGTCGATTGCCAAGTGGATCATTGAGGAACACCAAGGGTCTGTCGAGGTTGTAACCAGACGTGGAGAAGGAACGACCTTTATCATTTGGTTGCCGGTTGTCTTTGCTCCGCCTATCGAATAA